GCTCGCCGGCATAGCCGGGCGCATGGCGGAAGCTGAGGTAGGTCCGCCACTCGGACAACTCGGCGTCGAGGAGCGGCGTCCACGCCTCGGCCCCGTCCGCCTCGGCGGCCGCCCGGGGCCCCCCGCCGCAGCCGGCGAGCAGGGCCACCGCACCGGCCCAACCGAGGACACGACGAGGTAAACGATGGGGCGGCATGGGAGGTGGGGTCAGGGGAGCGTCAGCGAGCCCTGGAAGGCGGGGCGGGACGCGCCCGTCACGGCCGGCAGACCGGTGCGAACGCCGTTGGCCCACTCGTGGGCAAGGAGCGCGAACAGCACGGCCTCCTTCGCGTCCGGATCGAGCCCGTACGCCGCCGTCGTCTCCACCGGGATCGGCGCGAGCTCGTCGGCCAGCATCGCGATCAGCGTCGGGTTGTGAACGCCGCCGCCGGAGGCGATCACGCGGTCGGGCACCGGGTCGACCCACCGGCGGATGGCCTCGGCGATGGAGCGGGCCGTGACGGCGGCGGCCGTCGCCAGGAGGTCGGCGGGCGCCGCGGGGCCGCGGCCGACGAGCCAGTCGACGAATGGCGCCCCGAAGTCCTCACGCCCGGTCGACTTGGGCGGCGCGGCGCGAAAGAACGGGGCGTCGAGCACGTCGGCCACCAGGAGGTCGTCGGGCGTGCCCTGCGCGGCGAGGGCGCCGGCCTCGTCGTACGGCTGGCCGGTCAGGCGGAGCGCGAGCGCGTCGAGGACCATGTTGGCCGGGCCCGTGTCGAACGCGGCGCGCGGCGGGCCGCCGGGCGGGAGGACCGTCAGGTTGGCGATGCCGCCGAGGTTGAGGAGCACGCGCGTCTCGTCGGGCGCGGCGAAGAGCGCGCCGTCGAGGAACGGCGCGAGCGGCGCGGCCTGACCGCCGAGCGCGAGGTCGCCCGCCCGGAAGTCGGCGACGACGGGCGCGCCGAGGCGGACGGCGAGGACGGCCGGGCAGCCGATCTGGAGCGTCGAGCGCGTCGGGACGCCCGCGACCTCCTCGGCCTCGGGCACGTGCTGGACCGTCTGGCCGTGGCTCCCCACAAGGTCGAGCGCGTCGAGACCGAGGCCGGCGGCGGCCAGCGCGCCCTCGACGGCGTCGGCGAAGCAGTCGCCGAGGCGGGCATGGAGCTGGCTCACGAGGCGGACGTTCGAGGTCGTGACCTCGACGCACGCCCCGAGCGCGTCGCGGAGCTCGGCGTCGTACGGCTCGCTCACGAACCCGAGCGTCTCGATCTGGACCTCCGTCCCCGTGCCCTCGATGCGGACGATCACGGCGTCGATGCCGTCGAGCGAGGTCCCGCTCATGAGCCCGGCCACGACGCGCGGGCCGGACCGGGCGAGCCGTTCCAGAGGACTACTCATCCGCCGCGCTGGCGGAGCTCGGCCGCGCGCTCGAGGAGCTCTTCGGCCTGGTCGGGCTGGCGGGCGGCCCGCTTCTCGTAGACGAGCGCGGCCTCGACGTACTGGTGCTGCGCGGCGTAGATCTTGGCGAGCGTCTCCGACACCATGTCGTCGACCTCGCCGTGGTCGAGCTCGACGTCGGGGCCGGCGTACTCGGGGTCCGGGCGGATCCGCGGGGCGTCCTCGAGTTGGGAGATCAGCGCGTCGAGTTCGTCGGCCACGGAGCGGTCGGCGGGCGCCTCGGGCTCGGCCGCGCCGAACTCGTCGACGACGGCGTCGACGTCGGCGAACGGATCCTCGACCTCGGGCTCCGGCTCGGGGTCCTCGGGCGCGACGACGTCGGGCTCGGCGTAGGTGCCGGGCGGCGGCGTCGGGATGTCGGCCTCGGCAAGGACGTCCCACCCGTCGCCGTCGCCCTCCCCGACCTCGTCCTCGGGCTCGGGGGCCGGCTCGACCTCACCTTCGGGCGGAAGGACCGGGGCGAGGCCCGTGTCATCGGCGCCCCAGTCGGAGCCGGAGGGCGAAAGCGTCGGGGCGTCCGCCGGCGACGCCTCGTCCGGCGTGTCGGCGAACGGGTCGTACTCGGACGGCTCGTCGGCAGCCGGCTCGCCATCGTCAGGCGTCTCGACGGACGGCGCGGCGGGCGACTCCGGCGGCGCGGCTGTGTCGCCGAAAAAGAGGTCCGATGCGTCGAGCGTCCGCGGCGCCCCGTATCCGAACAACGGCCCGTCCTCGGCCGTCTCTGCCTCGGGCTCCACCTCGTCCACCTCGGGCTCAGGCACGGTCGCTTCAAGCGCGTCCGCCCCGGGCTCCGCGTCGACGACGTCGGGCTCGCTCCGGGGCGCTCCCCGAGGCGCTCCAAAGTTGAGCAGCGGGCCGTCGACCTCCTCGTCGTCCGGCCCGAGGTCGACGGGGTCGTCCTCCACGTCGAGCGGCGCGGCGAGCGGCTCGACCGATGCCATCGGCCGCGCGTTCGTCGGGCGCTCCTCGGCGGGAGCCCCCGTCTCGAAGTCCGCTCCCTCCAGGTCGTCGTAGATAGACGTCGGGAAGGCGGCCGGCGGGTACGGCGGCGCGGCGGGGTCGGGGACGGCCGGCGGGAGGTC
This sequence is a window from Rubrivirga marina. Protein-coding genes within it:
- a CDS encoding tetratricopeptide repeat protein, whose amino-acid sequence is MSTPASSPPEPAVQVAARLLAEGRPVEAARRLADLVAEAPTYAAAHVLRATALEAAGRIDDALVSWGRAAALVPGSPLVHRERERLLATRVADDLPPDLPPAVPDPAAPPYPPAAFPTSIYDDLEGADFETGAPAEERPTNARPMASVEPLAAPLDVEDDPVDLGPDDEEVDGPLLNFGAPRGAPRSEPDVVDAEPGADALEATVPEPEVDEVEPEAETAEDGPLFGYGAPRTLDASDLFFGDTAAPPESPAAPSVETPDDGEPAADEPSEYDPFADTPDEASPADAPTLSPSGSDWGADDTGLAPVLPPEGEVEPAPEPEDEVGEGDGDGWDVLAEADIPTPPPGTYAEPDVVAPEDPEPEPEVEDPFADVDAVVDEFGAAEPEAPADRSVADELDALISQLEDAPRIRPDPEYAGPDVELDHGEVDDMVSETLAKIYAAQHQYVEAALVYEKRAARQPDQAEELLERAAELRQRGG
- a CDS encoding anhydro-N-acetylmuramic acid kinase; this translates as MSSPLERLARSGPRVVAGLMSGTSLDGIDAVIVRIEGTGTEVQIETLGFVSEPYDAELRDALGACVEVTTSNVRLVSQLHARLGDCFADAVEGALAAAGLGLDALDLVGSHGQTVQHVPEAEEVAGVPTRSTLQIGCPAVLAVRLGAPVVADFRAGDLALGGQAAPLAPFLDGALFAAPDETRVLLNLGGIANLTVLPPGGPPRAAFDTGPANMVLDALALRLTGQPYDEAGALAAQGTPDDLLVADVLDAPFFRAAPPKSTGREDFGAPFVDWLVGRGPAAPADLLATAAAVTARSIAEAIRRWVDPVPDRVIASGGGVHNPTLIAMLADELAPIPVETTAAYGLDPDAKEAVLFALLAHEWANGVRTGLPAVTGASRPAFQGSLTLP